From one Babesia bovis T2Bo chromosome 3, whole genome shotgun sequence genomic stretch:
- a CDS encoding N-terminal conserved domain of NUDC family protein, translating into MERDVAETDHIMFMLIEHCKGIEDLLDTVFEFLGRRSDFFDYGVDDDPNQHLEKCVKLVMRRCRKAGAEAMESKREMFEERKREAEEKRKLAEARIAGQGASNVIDATSCDDDEIIEVPRGQDSVETVEEPVEQVDANAPPAGNGGTTKWYVWTQTLIGVDLSVPLPPGTVSRNVKVEITPNRLAVFLKGNELFSGELHDTVKSDDCYWTLADGNTLQITLEKRNRNQWWSRVIKGHPEIDVQKIVPENSSLSDLDPETRQTVEKMMFEQSMREMGIPIDALSSQLEMLEKFRADHPEMDFSNANVNVG; encoded by the exons ATGGAGCGTGACGTGGCTGAGACTGACCATATTATGTTCATGCTTATTGAGCACTGCAAGGGTATTGAGGACTTGCTGGACACAGTATTTGAATTTTTGGGTCGCCGCAGCGACTTCTTTGATTATGGCGTGGACGATGACCCTAACCAGCACTTGGAGAAGTGTGTTAAGTTGGTCATGCGTCGCTGCCGCAAGGCAGGCGCTGAGGCCATGGAGTCTAAGCGTGAGATGTTTGAGGAGCGCAAGCGCGAGGCTGAGGAGAAGCGCAAGTTAGCTGAGGCTCGTATTGCTGGCCAGGGTGCTTCTAATGTGATTGATGCAACGTCATGTGATGACGATGAGATCATTGAGGTACCCCGTGGTCAAGATTCTGTGGAGACCGTAGAGGAGCCAGTTGAGCAGGTTGACGCGAATGCACCTCCTGCCGGTAATGGAGGTACTACCAAGTG GTACGTCTGGACGCAGACCTTGATTGGCGTTGACTTATCGGTGCCCCTGCCTCCGGGCACCGTGAGTCGCAACGTCAAGGTCGAGATTACTCCCAACAGGCTTGCTGTATTTTTGAAGGGCAATGAATTGTTTTCTGGTGAGCTCCATGACACCGTTAAGAGCGATGACTGTTACTGGACTCTTGCTGATGGCAATACATTGCAGATAACATTGGAGAAGCGTAACCGTAACCAGTGGTGGTCTCGTGTTATTAAGGGTCACCCTGAGATTGACGTGCAGAAGATAGTCCCTGAGAATTCTTCGTTGAGTGATCTTGATCCTGAGACTAGGCAAACCGTTGAGAAGATGATGTTTGAGCAGAGTATGCGTGAGATGGGTATTCCCATAGATGCGCTTTCATCTCAGTTGGAGATGCTTGAGAAGTTCCGTGCGGATCACCCTGAGATGGACTTTTCCAATGCCAACGTCAACGTCGGTTAA
- a CDS encoding putative tryptophanyl-tRNA synthetase has product MTKYECYFDSALHIIKGAACIAFSIPTGRTTKSIVRKSTTAGVITLTSVLNQPTDSQYTLFKQLIAQKIDENSKFRAFLVDRQIAESVYGESIYDARVVPIDVQRLRLVALEEWNINASTRAVVRTTGQVGHIDIEKLTYKHDSQTLLISFVIQPETDIPDILTDTENISSPDQCPPKFMVLPPGEVDLQNDCFVELFGMERSANATSATNEIDYDKLIREFGCQRITQEQIERMERLIKQPVHPYLKRGLFFSHRGLDQLLDAYEQGVPFFIYTGRGPSTGALHLGHLVPFLFTKWLQEVFQVPVVIMMSDDEKFLFREQLEYDAVRDMARENAKDIISCGFDPDLTFIYRNTDYIQDLYGIALKMQKKTTFNQVKGIFGFNMSSNIGCIAYPAIEGAAAFCQAYPKIFGQRNDMLCLVPQGIDQDPFFRMTRDLAPRLGYLKPISIHSKFIPSLLGVTQKMSSSIEGSAIFVTDTPKMIRDKVHKYAFSGGRDTAEEHRKLGANLEVDVSYHYLRFLMEDEAKLEDIGARYKAGEIMSSTVKDMLVDVVCGIINDYKTRREKVTDDVLDTFMDPNRECFKRFRKN; this is encoded by the exons ATGACGAAATATGAGTGCTACTTCGACAGTGCATTGCACATCATTAAGGGCGCAGCCTGTATTGCCTTCTCCATACCTACAGGCAGAACTACAAAATCCATAGTTCGCAAG aGTACAACAGCGGGTGTCATCACCCTCACCAGCGTCCTTAATCAGCCGACAGACTCACAATACACCCTATTCAAGCAATTGATTGCCCAGAAG ATTGATGAGAATAGCAAGTTTAGAGCATTCCTGGTGGATCGTCAAATTGCCGAAAGTGTCTATGGAGAGTCTATCTACGATGCTCGGGTAGTACCAATAGACGTCCAGAG GTTGCGCCTGGTAGCATTGGAGGAGTGGAATATCAACGCCAGTACGAGGGCAGTAGTACGTACCACAGGGCAAGTTGGACATATAGATATCGAGAAACTAACTTACAAGCATGATAGCCAAACGCTGCTAATCAGTTTCGTGATACAACCGGAAACAGATATCCCGGATATCCTGACGGATACAGAGAATATAAGCTCACCGGATCAATGCCCACCCAAATTCATGGTACTGCCCCCTGGAGAAGTGGACCTCCAAAACGACTGTTTCGTTGAGCTGTTTGGAATGGAGCGCAGCGCCAATGCAACCAGCGCAACGAATGAAATTGATTACGATAAACTGATACGAGAATTCGGGTGCCAAAGGATAACACAGGAGCAAATTGAAAGAATGGAAAGGTTAATTAAACAACCGGTACATCCATATCTGAAACGAGGGTTGTTTTTCTCACACCGGGGACTTGACCAGCTACTAGATGCATACGAACAGGGTGTGCCgttttttatatatacaggaaGAGGGCCGTCCACCGGGGCGCTCCACCTGGGTCATCTAGTACCATTCCTGTTCACCAAGTGGTTACAGGAGGTGTTCCAAGTTCCAGTGGTCATCATGATGTCAGATGATGAAAAGTTCCTATTTAGAGAACAGTTGGAATACGATGCTGTACGCGATATGGCAAGAGAAAATGCCAAGGATATAATATCGTGTGGATTTGATCCTGATCtcacatttatatatagaaaTACTGACTATATCCAGGATCTATATGGTATTGCACTCAAAATGCAAAAGAAAACTACGTTCAATCAGGTCAAAGGGATATTCGGTTTTAACATGTCATCCAATATCGGTTGTATAGCGTATCCAGCTATAGAGGGAGCGGCAGCATTCTGCCAGGCGTACCCCAAGATATTCGGACAGAGGAATGATATGCTGTGTCTAGTGCCGCAGGGTATTGATCAAGACCCGTTCTTCAGAATGACACGTGACCTCGCACCAAGGTTGGGGTACCTAAAACCAATATCGATACACTCCAAGTTCATACCGTCGCTACTGGGAGTAACACAAAAAATGAGCTCAAGCATCGAAGGATCAGCAATATTCGTCACCGACACACCCAAAATGATAAGAGATAAGGTACACAAGTACGCATTCAGCG GTGGACGTGACACGGCTGAAGAGCACCGTAAGCTAGGAGCTAACCTGGAAGTAGACGTTTCATACCATTACCTACGGTTCCTCATGGAAGATGAAGCAAAGTTAGAAGATATTGGGGCCAGATACAAAGCAGGAGAGATTATGTCATCAACGGTTAAGGATATGCTAGTAGACGTAGTGTGCGGTATTATTAACGACTACAAG ACGCGACGTGAAAAAGTAACAGATGATGTCCTGGATACATTCATGGACCCAAATAGAGAGTGCTTTAAACGCTTTAGAAAGAACTAA
- a CDS encoding putative zinc finger motif C2HC5-type family protein — MSTPGKGYIVYRKQKLADEAYTVGSRSSKNRNSKPESKNVSVTPEPATKRERIQCGCGGSEHDCFSNSMGCGRLLCTKEGEGPCFHCGTHVVSVDAIDKVPLEHSGDPEFIQAIELRDRLLAQDANYAAFKMKVHDLHTDWFREAHSVYNEDAAEARMQYYKQEAAKRAEKSIQRVDIDLQSGKITRSSKRH, encoded by the exons ATGTCTACCCCTGGCAAGGGTTACATCGTATATCGCAAGCAGAAACTAGCCGACGAGGCGTATACTGTGGGTTCTAGGTCCTCTAAGAACAGGAACTCCAAACCGGAGTCAAAGAACGTTTCTGTTACCCCGGAACCGGCAACTAAACGCG AAAGGATACAGTGTGGTTGCGGCGGCAGTGAACATGACTGCTTTAGCAATTCTATGGGCTGCGGTCGCCTTTTATGTACCAAGGAGGGCGAGGGACCATGCTTCCATTGTGGAACCCATGTAGTGTCTGTAGATGCTATTGACAAGGTACCCCTGGAGCATTCTGGAGACCCTGAGTTCATCCAAG CCATTGAGCTACGTGACCGCTTGCTTGCTCAAGATGCTAATTACGCTGCTTTCAAGATGAAGGTTCATGACCTACATACTGACTGGTTTCGTGAGGCTCACAGTGTCTATAATGAGGATGCTGCTGAGGCGCGTATGCAGTACTACAAGCAGGAGGCGGCTAAGCGTGCTGAAAAAT CTATACAACGTGTGGATATAGATCTTCAATCTGGTAAAATCACACGGTCTTCTAAGCGACATTAG
- a CDS encoding Protein prenyltransferase alpha subunit repeat family protein, whose protein sequence is MEDNISRIRENEGVIHTVRSDVFGYPCEPLVPDYSLLDDAESWSDINAALGDVKLDLDGLFRIRSDHTDNLIAVYMAHLISTQEYSSRGLYISSLAIMHNAANYTAWSYRMDCCLKMKLPLKDEITFARRVAYESPKSYQAWQYRRWLCDTGNTDHDELEYVKLEIATSPKNHCAWGYMTWLMQRFVDTKEQVLKELEFVHFLLESDIYNNTVWFYKDFIVFRYGHLLGTSCLVQEYIGDIKSMLMSPWNESLSQYLAHCTGTISAVHPECLNMDTCQSGCAGGPSRCLLGAIESSGVVTTALLNLKLALNTEPAERLVVQESLRLNDCVRTLITD, encoded by the exons ATGGAGGATAACATATCGCGTATTAGGGAGAATGAAGGTGTTATCCACACTGTCAGATCCGATGTGTTTGGGTACCCCTGTGAGCCCTTGGTCCCTGATTACAGCTTACTTGATGATGCCGAATCTTGGTCGGACATAAACGCTGCACTTGGTGATGTAAAGTTGGATCTTGACGGTCTCTTTAGAATCCGCTCTGACCATACAG ATAACTTAATCGCAGTGTACATGGCTCACTTGATATCAACTCAAGAATACAGTTCCAGGGGTTTATACATATCATCATTGGCTATTATGCACAATGCTGCTAACTACACTGCTTGGTCATATCGCATGGACTGCTGCTTGAAAATGAAGCTTCCTCTGAAGGATGAGATAA CGTTTGCACGTCGCGTTGCTTATGAATCTCCAAAATCGTATCAG GCATGGCAATATCGCCGATGGCTCTGCGACACTGGGAACACCGATCACGATGAATTGGAATATGTAAAACTCGAGATTGCCACATCACCGAAGAACCACTGTGCCTGGGGGTATAT GACGTGGTTAATGCAACGCTTCGTCGATACTAAGGAGCAGGTTCTCAAGGAGTTGGAGTTTGTGCATTTTCTTCTGGAGTccgatatatataataacaccgTTTGGTTTTATAAAGACTTTATCGTATTTCGTTATGGACACCTTTTGGGCACATCCTGTTTAGTTCAGGAATATATTGGTGACATTAAATCCATGTTAATGTCACCGTGGAATGAGAGTCTATCGCAATACTTAGCTCATTGCACGGGGACTATATCAGCTGTACATCCGGAATGCTTAAATATGGACACTTGTCAATCTGGCT GTGCTGGCGGACCATCCCGATGTTTACTGGGTGCTATCGAGTCCTCTGGTGTTGTGACTACAGCGCTGTTAAATTTGAAGCTCGCACTGAATACCGAACCTGCGGAGAGGCTGGTG GTCCAGGAATCGTTACGGCTCAATGATTGCGTGCGTACCCTGATTACGGACTAG